In a single window of the Cydia pomonella isolate Wapato2018A chromosome 2, ilCydPomo1, whole genome shotgun sequence genome:
- the LOC133534726 gene encoding protein decapentaplegic encodes MRGACACAVVCALVALCAAESGSPRAALDEATRAAAERQLLALLGLPRKPSPPAPAPPVPKALRVLYDERGALPATAANTARSFHHTTTRLDDRFPHEHRFRLYFNVTGVPADEVARGADLTFHRADGATTAQRLLLYDVVRPGRRGRSEPILRLLDSVPLRPGAEAVRVDAVGAARRWLAEPSENHGLLVRVIEQNENGTDARLPHVRVRRRVNESVEQWHGLQPLLLLYTEDERARAARERGETILTRSKRGAARRGHRAHHRRKEAREICQRRPLFVDFADVGWSNWIVAPHGYDAYYCQGDCPFPLADHLNGTNHAIVQTLVNSVNPAAVPKACCVPTQLSSISMLYLDEQNNVVLKNYQDMMVMGCGCR; translated from the coding sequence ATGCGTGGGGCGTGCGCATGCGCTGTGGTGTGCGCACTGGTCGCGCTGTGCGCAGCCGAGTCGGGCTCACCGCGTGCAGCGCTGGACGAGGCcacgcgcgccgccgccgagcgaCAGCTGCTGGCGCTGCTGGGGCTGCCGCGCAAACCCTCGccgccggcgcccgcgccgccagTACCCAAAGCGTTACGTGTGCTCTACGACGAGCGCGGCGCGCTGCCCGCGACCGCTGCCAATACCGCCCGTTCCTTCCACCATACGACTACGCGGCTCGACGATCGGTTCCCGCACGAACATCGCTTTCGCCTGTACTTCAACGTGACTGGTGTGCCCGCCGACGAAGTGGCGCGCGGTGCCGATCTAACGTTTCATCGCGCCGACGGTGCGACTACCGCTCAACGGTTACTACTGTACGACGTAGTCCGGCCTGGACGACGCGGCCGCTCGGAACCCATCTTGCGGCTTTTAGACTCTGTGCCGCTGAGGCCCGGCGCCGAAGCCGTGCGGGTGGATGCCGTCGGCGCAGCGCGCCGTTGGCTCGCCGAGCCATCAGAGAATCATGGACTGTTAGTACGTGTTATCGAGCAGAATGAGAACGGCACGGACGCGCGATTGCCGCACGTGCGAGTACGGCGACGAGTCAATGAAAGTGTCGAGCAATGGCACGGGTTGCAGCCGCTGTTGCTATTGTATACTGAAGATGAGCGTGCCCGGGCGGCTCGCGAGCGTGGTGAGACGATACTCACACGCAGCAAGCGCGGCGCTGCGAGACGCGGCCACAGAGCGCATCACCGCCGCAAAGAGGCGCGCGAAATTTGCCAGCGACGGCCGCTGTTTGTGGACTTCGCCGACGTCGGTTGGAGTAATTGGATCGTCGCGCCGCACGGTTACGACGCGTACTATTGCCAGGGCGATTGCCCATTCCCGCTAGCGGACCACTTGAACGGCACGAACCACGCGATCGTGCAGACTCTAGTGAACTCAGTGAACCCGGCCGCCGTGCCGAAGGCGTGCTGCGTGCCGACGCAGCTCTCGTCCATCTCTATGCTATATTTGGACGAACAGAATAATGTGGTGCTCAAAAATTATCAGGACATGATGGTGATGGGTTGCGGTTGCCGATGA